The following coding sequences lie in one Arthrobacter sp. PGP41 genomic window:
- a CDS encoding TfoX/Sxy family protein — MEMPKASDADKERFRSLVPDGPGVVVKPMFGNLGAFVNGNMFAGLFGSTVGIKLSPEDRQQLEGAERTVPFGPAERPMGGYTGLPEVWNEEGDGDDARAKAWIHKAFEYVAGLPPKEPKAAKSRTAGK, encoded by the coding sequence ATGGAAATGCCCAAAGCGTCGGACGCGGACAAGGAGCGCTTCCGGTCCCTGGTGCCGGACGGCCCCGGCGTGGTGGTGAAACCGATGTTCGGCAACCTCGGTGCGTTTGTTAATGGCAACATGTTCGCCGGCCTGTTCGGGTCCACCGTCGGGATCAAGCTCTCACCGGAGGACAGGCAGCAGCTCGAAGGCGCGGAGCGGACCGTCCCCTTCGGCCCGGCGGAGCGGCCCATGGGCGGCTACACAGGATTGCCGGAGGTGTGGAACGAGGAAGGCGACGGCGACGACGCCCGGGCCAAGGCGTGGATCCACAAGGCCTTCGAGTACGTGGCGGGGCTGCCGCCGAAGGAGCCGAAGGCCGCGAAGTCCCGGACGGCAGGCAAGTAG
- a CDS encoding SDR family NAD(P)-dependent oxidoreductase: MTPRTIVITGASDGIGAAAARTLAKAGEQVVVVGRSAEKTRAIAKELDADYFATDFAELAQVRTLAAQLKSDYPRIDVLANNAGGIMGKRTLTVDGNESTFQVNHLAPFLLTTLLMDTLVASDAKVINTSSGANNFGKLDLFDLTAEHTYSTNRAYGTGKLANILFTSELHRRFGEQGITTAAFHPGVVRTNFAAESSSPFRHAYKTLLNRFMLTPDQGADTLLWLVNGTAGKDWISGAYYYKRALAKANPQAYDAELARGLWEASEALVAAR; this comes from the coding sequence TTGACTCCTCGCACCATCGTGATCACCGGCGCCAGCGACGGCATCGGCGCAGCAGCCGCGCGGACGCTGGCCAAGGCAGGGGAGCAGGTGGTCGTCGTCGGCCGTTCCGCGGAGAAGACGCGGGCCATTGCCAAGGAACTGGACGCCGACTACTTTGCCACCGACTTCGCGGAGCTCGCGCAGGTCCGCACCCTCGCCGCCCAGCTGAAGTCCGACTACCCGCGCATCGACGTTCTGGCCAACAACGCCGGCGGCATCATGGGCAAGCGCACCCTCACCGTTGACGGCAACGAGTCCACGTTCCAGGTCAACCACCTGGCGCCGTTCCTGCTCACCACGCTGCTGATGGACACCCTGGTTGCCAGCGACGCAAAAGTCATTAACACCTCCAGCGGCGCCAACAACTTCGGCAAGCTGGACCTGTTCGACCTCACGGCGGAGCACACCTACTCCACCAACCGCGCCTACGGCACCGGCAAGCTCGCCAACATCCTTTTCACCTCCGAGCTGCACCGCCGCTTCGGCGAGCAGGGAATCACGACGGCGGCATTCCACCCGGGCGTGGTCCGCACAAATTTTGCGGCCGAGTCCAGCAGTCCGTTCCGGCACGCCTACAAGACGCTGCTGAACCGCTTCATGCTCACGCCGGACCAGGGCGCGGACACCCTCCTCTGGCTGGTCAACGGCACGGCGGGCAAGGACTGGATCTCCGGCGCGTACTACTACAAGCGAGCCCTGGCCAAGGCCAACCCCCAGGCCTACGACGCCGAGCTGGCGCGCGGCCTGTGGGAGGCCAGCGAAGCGCTGGTTGCGGCCCGCTGA
- a CDS encoding FMN-binding negative transcriptional regulator produces the protein MYVPAHFAAVPATVQDLLTRPRAANLVTMTPHGLLATLLPFVYDPDSGEHGSLQGHVARNNTQWSQPAAGDALAIIQGADAYVSPSWYASKAEHGRVVPTWNYTTAHVYGRLVIHDDPEWLDRQVRRLTGLHEAGFAHPWSVDDAPGRYIAGQLRAIVGVELVITRIEAKAKLSQNRSEADIDGVVAGLHARGQSEAAADVQQARPRPN, from the coding sequence ATGTACGTTCCAGCCCACTTTGCCGCGGTCCCCGCAACCGTGCAGGACCTCCTCACCCGCCCGCGAGCCGCGAACCTGGTCACGATGACCCCGCACGGCCTCCTCGCCACGCTCCTGCCCTTCGTTTACGATCCCGACTCCGGCGAGCACGGCTCGCTGCAGGGGCACGTTGCGCGGAACAACACGCAATGGTCCCAGCCCGCCGCCGGGGATGCCCTGGCCATCATCCAGGGAGCGGACGCCTACGTTTCCCCGTCCTGGTACGCGTCCAAGGCCGAGCACGGACGCGTTGTGCCCACCTGGAACTACACCACGGCACACGTCTACGGACGGCTGGTGATCCACGACGACCCGGAATGGCTGGACCGGCAGGTCCGGCGCCTCACGGGACTGCACGAGGCCGGCTTCGCCCACCCGTGGAGCGTGGATGACGCCCCTGGCCGGTACATCGCCGGGCAGCTGCGGGCCATCGTGGGGGTCGAACTGGTCATCACCCGGATCGAGGCCAAGGCCAAGCTGAGCCAGAACCGGTCCGAGGCGGACATTGACGGTGTGGTGGCAGGGCTTCATGCGCGGGGACAGTCAGAGGCCGCGGCCGATGTGCAGCAGGCCCGCCCCCGGCCCAACTAG